The following proteins come from a genomic window of Miscanthus floridulus cultivar M001 chromosome 2, ASM1932011v1, whole genome shotgun sequence:
- the LOC136532196 gene encoding protein ETHYLENE-INSENSITIVE 3-like 1a — protein sequence MMGGGLMMDQSVVFPGVHNFVDLLQQNGDKNLGFGSLMPQTSSGDQCVMGEGDLVDPPPESFPDAGEDDSDDDVEDIEELERRMWRDRMKLKRLRELEQSRGKDSMASGGDLADGSSKPRQSQEQARRKKMSRAQDGILKYMLKMMEVCRAQGFVYGIIPEKGKPVSGASDNLRAWWKEKVRFDRNGPAAIAKYQADNAVPGAENELTSGAASPHSLQELQDTTLGSLLSALMQHCDPPQRRYPLEKGFPPPWWPTGDEEWWPELGIPKDQGPPPYKKPHDLKKAWKVSVLTAVIKHMSPDIEKIRRLVRQSKCLQDKMTAKEISTWLAVVKQEEELYLKLHPGARPPASTGGIASAISFNTSSSEYDVNIIDECKGDEAGSQKTAVTDPTTFNLGAAILSDKFLVPTPMKEETADVEFIQKRNAPTAAEPELMLNNRVYTCNNVQCPHNDYSYGFLDRNTRNSHQYTCKYNDPIPQSTENKPPPAPPQSQTFQPAFNQPNQALNNLDFSLPMDGQRSIAELMNMYDNNFMTNKNISSDSVSIMERPNAMPQRIQMDEGFFGQGNGVFDDVNSMMQQQQQAPVQQQQQQFFIRDDTPFVSQMGDITSTSEFRFGSGFNMSSTVDYPGAVQKKDGTNWFY from the coding sequence ATGATGGGAGGCGGGCTGATGATGGATCAGAGCGTGGTGTTCCCTGGCGTCCACAACTTCGTGGATCTCCTGCAGCAGAACGGCGACAAGAACCTGGGCTTTGGGTCGCTGATGCCGCAGACGTCCTCTGGCGACCAGTGCGTGATGGGGGAGGGTGATCTTGTGGACCCGCCGCCGGAGAGCTTCCCGGACGCCGGGGAGGACGACAGTGACGATGACGTTGAGGACATCGAGGAGCTGGAGCGCCGCATGTGGCGCGACCGCATGAAGCTGAAGCGGCTCAGGGAGCTGGAGCAGAGCCGTGGCAAGGATTCGATGGCTAGCGGCGGGGACCTGGCTGACGGCTCGTCCAAGCCAAGGCAGTCACAGGAGCAGGCCCGGCGCAAGAAGATGTCGCGCGCGCAGGACGGCATCCTCAAGTACATGCTCAAGATGATGGAGGTGTGCCGTGCGCAGGGGTTTGTGTATGGGATCATTCCAGAGAAGGGCAAGCCGGTGAGCGGCGCCTCTGACAACCTCCGTGCgtggtggaaggagaaggtccgCTTCGACCGCAACGGCCCGGCCGCCATCGCCAAGTATCAGGCCGACAACGCCGTCCCTGGCGCCGAGAACGAGCTCACCTCGGGCGCTGCCAGCCCTCATTCCTTGCAGGAGCTGCAGGACACTACGCTGGGCTCACTGCTCTCAGCACTCATGCAGCACTGCGACCCCCCACAGCGGCGCTACCCGCTGGAGAAGGGCTTTCCTCCACCGTGGTGGCCTACCGGCGACGAGGAGTGGTGGCCGGAACTCGGCATCCCCAAGGACCAGGGCCCACCCCCCTACAAGAAGCCTCATGACCTTAAGAAGGCCTGGAAGGTGAGCGTGCTCACCGCTGTCATCAAGCACATGTCACCAGACATAGAGAAGATCCGTCGCCTCGTTCGCCAGTCCAAGTGCCTCCAGGACAAGATGACTGCCAAGGAGATCTCAACCTGGCTGGCAGTAGTCAAGCAGGAAGAGGAGCTGTACCTGAAGCTGCACCCCGGCGCACGCCCACCGGCATCTACTGGTGGGATCGCCAGTGCCATATCCTTCAACACCAGCTCAAGCGAGTATGATGTGAACATCATTGATGAGTGCAAGGGGGATGAGGCCGGCAGCCAGAAGACGGCAGTCACTGACCCAACCACGTTCAACCTTGGTGCGGCTATCCTAAGTGACAAGTTCCTCGTGCCAACGCCGATGAAGGAGGAGACTGCCGACGTCGAGTTCATCCAGAAGAGGAACGCCCCCACCGCTGCTGAGCCAGAGCTAATGCTAAACAACCGAGTGTACACCTGCAACAACGTCCAGTGCCCGCACAATGACTACAGCTATGGATTCCTTGACCGGAATACCCGCAACAGCCACCAGTACACCTGTAAGTACAACGATCCAATCCCTCAGAGCACTGAGAACAAGCCGCCGCCAGCACCGCCACAGTCACAAACCTTCCAGCCGGCCTTCAACCAACCCAATCAGGCACTGAACAATCTGGATTTCAGCCTGCCCATGGATGGCCAGAGGTCCATTGCCGAGCTGATGAACATGTACGACAACAACTTCATGACGAACAAGAACATAAGCAGTGACAGCGTCTCCATCATGGAGAGGCCTAATGCGATGCCCCAGAGGATCCAGATGGATGAGGGTTTCTTTGGACAGGGCAACGGAGTCTTTGACGATGTCAATAGCATGATGCAGCAACAACAGCAGGCACCagtgcagcagcaacagcagcagttcTTCATCCGTGATGACACGCCATTCGTGAGCCAGATGGGCGACATCACCAGCACGTCGGAGTTCAGGTTCGGTTCTGGTTTCAACATGTCTAGCACCGTTGATTACCCAGGCGCGGTGCAGAAGAAGGACGGGACCAATTGGTTCTACTGA